In the genome of Triticum urartu cultivar G1812 chromosome 5, Tu2.1, whole genome shotgun sequence, one region contains:
- the LOC125507078 gene encoding nucleolar complex-associated protein 2-like isoform X1, whose translation MAKKLGKKARKFAHKHLQGGAKRSRKLRSQFNRRTRKDGKGREDDNRLDGDGGSEETRRNDPTMNMNDDVATLANCLEFPEDENELDGDLSDSDGYLSEDLECVYYSDSDDDNVMKECIVQDDLDEQNNEMRLAVKKQKKKLKKLLDKDPKFANFLEKWQLELVNYESKEDSDEQDEMDSVDNGVNSGDKDPPSDKILTSKTISEWCQLVLDEPKAPALRNLLNAFRDACQFGLNSNSLSMQRLQSTEVFYQIISFVLSKADNIFRALLEISDDDKGKLMNQRNGKKWQDIEPLIKSYLRNSLDLISQLTDNQILTYVLTRLRTSAVYFSAYPSTSRRLLKILIRLWASGDQNLSLSSFLMIREVVSLLPDCLDFCLTKTYNAYLSSSKIVDNRNIENIDFILNCLVELYSLDIQKAGERAVISVGQLSAILRQASKTKGKEDLLKIDNWQYINCINLWVRFICVNYKDCHNLHLLFSSVVQIIRGVAHLLPGMRYLPLRLKLAHMLNELSNCSQMFFPVPSLIFGSLEFREIPPKEQTEKGKTHFSSLLKVPRNMLKSRDFQEQCVLSAIEVLSAHFFQWSYHVSFPEVATIPLILLKRLQEQTTIESLRRPLKRMIDQVSENRDFVQRKREVVSFSPNDASSVESFLQEEEMNGDASFTQFYASVAKSRQSRGRKLV comes from the exons ATGGCCAAGAAGCTCGGGAAGAAGGCCCGCAAGTTCGCCCACAAGCACCTCCAGGGCGGTGCCAAGCGCAGCCGCAAGCTCCGCTCCCAGTTCAACCGCCGCACCCGCAAAG ATGGGAAGGGCCGGGAGGACGACAACCGCCTGGACGGCGACGGCGGCAGCGAGGAGACCCGCCGCAACGACCCCACCAT GAACATGAACGATGATGTAGCTACTTTGGCTAACTGTTTAGAGTTTCCAGAAGATGAGAATGAATTAGATGGGGATCTATCCGACAGTGATGGCTATCTTTCAGAG GATCTTGAGTGTGTGTACTACTCTGACAGTGATGATGATAATGTTATGAAAG AGTGTATTGTACAAGATGATCTCGACGAACAGAACAATGAGATGCGCTTGGCTGTaaaaaagcaaaagaaaaagttgAAGAAGTTGTTGGATAAG GACCCTAAGTTTGCAAACTTCCTTGAGAAATGGCAATTGGAATTGGTGAACTATGAAAGTAAAGAA GATTCAGATGAACAAGATGAGATGGATTCTGTGGACAACGGGGTCAATTCTGGTGATAAAGATCCTCCAAGTGATAAGATCCTTACAAGCAAGACAATAAGTGAATGGTGTCAACTAGTCTTAGATGAACCTAAAGCACCTGCTCTGCGTAACCTACTAAATGCTTTCCGGGATGCATGTCAATTTGGTCTGAATTCAAATAGCCTTTCCATGCAGAGACTTCAAAGTACCGAAGTATTTTATCAGATAATATCATTTGTTCTTTCTAAGGCAGACAATATTTTCCGTGCTCTCTTAGAAATTTCTGATGATGACAAGGGGAAACTTATGAATCAGAGAAATGGAAAGAAATGGCAAGATATTGAGCCGCTCATAAAGTCTTACTTGCGGAATTCTCTTGATCTGATTAGTCAACTTACTGATAACCAAATACTTACCTATGTCTTGACTCGGCTTAGAACATCTGCGGTATATTTTTCTGCGTATCCCTCAACATCAAGGAGGCTTCTCAAG ATCTTAATTCGCTTGTGGGCAAGTGGTGATCAGAACTTGTCCCTGTCTTCGTTTCTTATGATTCGAGAAGTGGTTTCACTCTTACCTGACTGTCTGGATTTCTGCTTAACTAAAACATATAATGCATACCTTTCTAGTTCCAAGATTGTGGACAACAGAAATATAGAAAATATCGATTTTATTCTGAACTGTCTGGTGGAACTTTATTCTCTGGATATTCAGAAAGCAGGTGAAAGGGCAGTAATTTCTGTGGGACAATTGAGTGCTATTCTTAGACAGGCGTCTAAAACAAAGGGAAAG GAAGATCTTTTGAAGATAGATAACTGGCAGTATATAAACTGCATAAACCTATGGGTTAGGTTTATTTGTGTTAATTACAAGGATTGCCACAACCTCCATCTATTATTCTCTTCAGTTGTTCAGATAATAAGGGGGGTGGCTCATTTATTGCCAGGCATGCGATACTTACCACTGAGACTGAAGCTTGCGCACATGCTAAATGAGCTTTCGAATTGCAGTCAGATGTTCTTTCCAGTTCCATCGTTGATATTTGGGTCCCTAGAATTTAGGGAGATCCCTCCGAAAGAGCAAACAGAAAAAGGAAAGACCCACTTTTCGTCACTACTGAAG GTGCCAAGGAACATGCTGAAATCAAGAGATTTCCAAGAGCAGTGCGTTCTTTCAGCAATCGAGGTTCTATCGGCACATTTTTTCCAGTGGAGCTATCATGTTTCTTTTCCAGAAGTAGCCACCATTCCGCTCATCCTCTTGAAAAGATTGCAAGAGCAGACAACGATTGAGTCCCTCCGCCGTCCTCTTAAACGAATGATAGACCAG GTGAGCGAGAACAGGGATTTTGTGCAAAGGAAGAGGGAGGTGGTCTCTTTCTCACCAAATGATGCGTCGTCAGTCGAGAGCTTCCTCCAG GAGGAGGAGATGAATGGAGACGCTTCCTTCACGCAGTTCTACGCATCAGTGGCAAAGAGTCGTCAATCGAGAG GGAGAAAATTGGTGTAG
- the LOC125507078 gene encoding nucleolar complex-associated protein 2-like isoform X2: MAKKLGKKARKFAHKHLQGGAKRSRKLRSQFNRRTRKDGKGREDDNRLDGDGGSEETRRNDPTMNMNDDVATLANCLEFPEDENELDGDLSDSDGYLSEDLECVYYSDSDDDNVMKECIVQDDLDEQNNEMRLAVKKQKKKLKKLLDKDPKFANFLEKWQLELVNYESKEDSDEQDEMDSVDNGVNSGDKDPPSDKILTSKTISEWCQLVLDEPKAPALRNLLNAFRDACQFGLNSNSLSMQRLQSTEVFYQIISFVLSKADNIFRALLEISDDDKGKLMNQRNGKKWQDIEPLIKSYLRNSLDLISQLTDNQILTYVLTRLRTSAVYFSAYPSTSRRLLKILIRLWASGDQNLSLSSFLMIREVVSLLPDCLDFCLTKTYNAYLSSSKIVDNRNIENIDFILNCLVELYSLDIQKAGERAVISVGQLSAILRQASKTKGKEDLLKIDNWQYINCINLWVRFICVNYKDCHNLHLLFSSVVQIIRGVAHLLPGMRYLPLRLKLAHMLNELSNCSQMFFPVPSLIFGSLEFREIPPKEQTEKGKTHFSSLLKVPRNMLKSRDFQEQCVLSAIEVLSAHFFQWSYHVSFPEVATIPLILLKRLQEQTTIESLRRPLKRMIDQVSENRDFVQRKREVVSFSPNDASSVESFLQEEMNGDASFTQFYASVAKSRQSRGRKLV, from the exons ATGGCCAAGAAGCTCGGGAAGAAGGCCCGCAAGTTCGCCCACAAGCACCTCCAGGGCGGTGCCAAGCGCAGCCGCAAGCTCCGCTCCCAGTTCAACCGCCGCACCCGCAAAG ATGGGAAGGGCCGGGAGGACGACAACCGCCTGGACGGCGACGGCGGCAGCGAGGAGACCCGCCGCAACGACCCCACCAT GAACATGAACGATGATGTAGCTACTTTGGCTAACTGTTTAGAGTTTCCAGAAGATGAGAATGAATTAGATGGGGATCTATCCGACAGTGATGGCTATCTTTCAGAG GATCTTGAGTGTGTGTACTACTCTGACAGTGATGATGATAATGTTATGAAAG AGTGTATTGTACAAGATGATCTCGACGAACAGAACAATGAGATGCGCTTGGCTGTaaaaaagcaaaagaaaaagttgAAGAAGTTGTTGGATAAG GACCCTAAGTTTGCAAACTTCCTTGAGAAATGGCAATTGGAATTGGTGAACTATGAAAGTAAAGAA GATTCAGATGAACAAGATGAGATGGATTCTGTGGACAACGGGGTCAATTCTGGTGATAAAGATCCTCCAAGTGATAAGATCCTTACAAGCAAGACAATAAGTGAATGGTGTCAACTAGTCTTAGATGAACCTAAAGCACCTGCTCTGCGTAACCTACTAAATGCTTTCCGGGATGCATGTCAATTTGGTCTGAATTCAAATAGCCTTTCCATGCAGAGACTTCAAAGTACCGAAGTATTTTATCAGATAATATCATTTGTTCTTTCTAAGGCAGACAATATTTTCCGTGCTCTCTTAGAAATTTCTGATGATGACAAGGGGAAACTTATGAATCAGAGAAATGGAAAGAAATGGCAAGATATTGAGCCGCTCATAAAGTCTTACTTGCGGAATTCTCTTGATCTGATTAGTCAACTTACTGATAACCAAATACTTACCTATGTCTTGACTCGGCTTAGAACATCTGCGGTATATTTTTCTGCGTATCCCTCAACATCAAGGAGGCTTCTCAAG ATCTTAATTCGCTTGTGGGCAAGTGGTGATCAGAACTTGTCCCTGTCTTCGTTTCTTATGATTCGAGAAGTGGTTTCACTCTTACCTGACTGTCTGGATTTCTGCTTAACTAAAACATATAATGCATACCTTTCTAGTTCCAAGATTGTGGACAACAGAAATATAGAAAATATCGATTTTATTCTGAACTGTCTGGTGGAACTTTATTCTCTGGATATTCAGAAAGCAGGTGAAAGGGCAGTAATTTCTGTGGGACAATTGAGTGCTATTCTTAGACAGGCGTCTAAAACAAAGGGAAAG GAAGATCTTTTGAAGATAGATAACTGGCAGTATATAAACTGCATAAACCTATGGGTTAGGTTTATTTGTGTTAATTACAAGGATTGCCACAACCTCCATCTATTATTCTCTTCAGTTGTTCAGATAATAAGGGGGGTGGCTCATTTATTGCCAGGCATGCGATACTTACCACTGAGACTGAAGCTTGCGCACATGCTAAATGAGCTTTCGAATTGCAGTCAGATGTTCTTTCCAGTTCCATCGTTGATATTTGGGTCCCTAGAATTTAGGGAGATCCCTCCGAAAGAGCAAACAGAAAAAGGAAAGACCCACTTTTCGTCACTACTGAAG GTGCCAAGGAACATGCTGAAATCAAGAGATTTCCAAGAGCAGTGCGTTCTTTCAGCAATCGAGGTTCTATCGGCACATTTTTTCCAGTGGAGCTATCATGTTTCTTTTCCAGAAGTAGCCACCATTCCGCTCATCCTCTTGAAAAGATTGCAAGAGCAGACAACGATTGAGTCCCTCCGCCGTCCTCTTAAACGAATGATAGACCAG GTGAGCGAGAACAGGGATTTTGTGCAAAGGAAGAGGGAGGTGGTCTCTTTCTCACCAAATGATGCGTCGTCAGTCGAGAGCTTCCTCCAG GAGGAGATGAATGGAGACGCTTCCTTCACGCAGTTCTACGCATCAGTGGCAAAGAGTCGTCAATCGAGAG GGAGAAAATTGGTGTAG